Within Theileria orientalis strain Shintoku DNA, chromosome 4, complete genome, the genomic segment tAGTCTGGTGTTAGGAGTGTACGGATTGATATCGTTGATATCAACGGCGCCATATCACATACCCACATGGCTGCCAAACGTACTAGTAGAATTGGTAAGTTGAGACAGATAGGTGGATATAGTCTAAGTAAGCAGACATTAATTGCATTTGTATGGTGATAGCTGATAGTAGTTAGCAAATAACTAGTAATTAGTAGCAGCAATTGATTAGCAAACAGTAGTAAttaacaaacaaataaataacaaataattaagaaaCAAACAATTAagaaacaaacaaataaataacaactaATTAagaaacaaacaaataaataacaactaattaagaaataaacaaataaataacaactaATTAagaaacaaacaaataattaagaaataaacaaataattaagaaataaacaaataattaagaaataaacaaataattaagaaataaacaaataattaagaaataaacaaatatagGCGAGATGTGGAGGATCAAAATACCCTCTCGATATAAGGAACATTGTACAGAAGACGCTCCAGGAGTTCTTTAAAAACCATATCGACGCCTGGGAACAGATACACgcaaacaaatttacaacGGAGCAGCTGGATCTGCTGAACACGTACAAAGGATCCCCTATATACTTCAATTAGAACTCAAACATGACTGTGCCGACGGAGGTCGGCCGTAGTAACAAGAGCCATTTATAATGTCTTAATGCTTTAAACCCGAGAGTTAATATGCGTAACTACATCATatgattatatttatggaTAATAAGATGATGGATGGTTTCAGATAAGAAAATGTGTGGTTGCACGAGGAAGATGAAACAGAAACAGCGTAATTGTAGACCAGGACAGATCAATGTATAAGGAGGAGAGCATTACGTTCGACAGTGGTTGGAAGAGGTTGAAGCTGGAGTTTATAGACAAGTAAGTCCGCTGAAAACGACAACGTTCAGAATCGAGAGAAACCTGGAAACATATGACCTAAACAACAACGACGACAGACTAATAAAGCTGAAACCGAATGAATACATCACATATTACAAGTAGGTCGGAGTTTGCACAATTCTCTTTCAGACTCGTGTATGATATGTGTACACAGAAAGATTCCAACTACTCGGAAATGCTGTACAACCACCTGGGACAGTCACTGGGCGAattcattaaaaacaaGGTTAAAAACGTTATTTTAGAAAGATGTGTGGACATTGCAGATTAATTTACGGTTTAAATGTATGTGTAGATGTGCGTGAACCTGCATCGCTGTAAGGAAGACGAGGATGAACTGGTTCAGCTGATATACCAGTACTGGGTCAAATATAAGTCgtacataaacatattGAAGGGGATATTCTCGTACTTGGACCGATTTTACGTTCCCTTGGCACTGCAGCCGACAGTATACGAATACGCAATGGCGATATTCCAGAAACACgtaatacacattagatATTGAAGCAACTGAAACGTAAATTGACTGAATCCCTGCAGGTGTTTGACCCTTACAAGGAAAACATAAGGAAGTATTTGTTGGATTCGTTGGACGCGAAGAGGAGGGGCGACGACCTAAACAACTCGCACGTGTCGGCAATAGTTGAGATGTACAACAAGCTTGATTCGACCGTAGGACTGCAGTACAAGGAGGACCTCGAGCCGCAAATCCTGGAGAGATGCAGCAACTACTACAAGAAGATAGCTCCAATATGGATAAATGATCTATCACTGCTGGACTACATGTACATAATACAGGTAATGATATAGAGTGACTATTAAGCCACATACGTAGTTAGCGTACTGCAAACTCTTACTTAGTATGCTGCTTGTTACAATTTTGACTATATTCATTCATAATAACCAACACAGTACTGCATTGATGACGAGTTGGATTACTGCAACAAGTACCTAAACAAGAATACAAACGAATCAATATACAATACGATACTGACGAGCTTACTCTACAACCAGCaggataaaataaacagtaaACTAAAGGAGTTGAATACACTTTTTGACACATATCAAACTAATGTTAGCATATTAACGctagtaaataaaagtacaaTGAAACTAATAAGACTTATAGGATCTGAAACTGATATACAAGTTAACACACAAGTTAAACAACATAAATGAGCGAATAGCAAACTCGCTGAAGGAGTATATACTAGGTAACATAAAGGAGAACGACAGTGATCACATGATTAAGTTTTATAACAAGTATTTGTGTAAGTCGCATAGATGAGGAATCGTTTATTTAGTGTTAGTTTAGTGCATATTGCAATAAAATGCTATTAAACTGACAAAATATACAGATTTGATTCAATTCTCATTCGATAACaacaattatattttaaacgtGTACCATAgcatttttaaaagttatGTTAACAGTTCCCAGTTTACAAGTCAACTTCTGTCACTCTTTCATGACTACATTATCTCAAAAAGctctgaagaaggtgaagacGAAGGATTAGAGGAGTCTGGTAGTAATGCCAACACCAATGGCAGCAACgctgaagaaaataacaaaGGCCATCGAGTGGATGACTATGTAAACGTATACAACCTACTGGACGATAAGAATGATTTCCTGAATATctataaaatgaatatgtGCTACAGACTCTTGACAGGTAAAAGTCACATTGATCAGGAGACCAGGGTATTAAATAAGCTCTCGCACGATGAGCCTAACATTAATCACCTGTATAAGATGTTAGATGACATAAAGAAGTCCAACAAATTATACTGGAACTACGTATCAAACAAAGGCTCTGATATGGACATTGATACCAATCAGCAGTTAGGGAGCATGGGCGATGAACAGGGCGTCACCCTAGTAAAGCATAACAAATTCATTGCCATATGCAGCGTGTATTGGCCAATATCGCCAAGTAAGCAGTTACATAAATTACAATCATAGGTGGATTCGAGGATGTGAGGGCGAATGagatatttttaaacgaCTTGAACGAGTACCAGCAGTACTATAAGCAAAAtaacaagtttaaaaggtTTCAGTACCTGCACGACTATAGCCCCGTGGAGATGGTTTATGAATACAGGGATCACTCCAGCAACGACAACACGTCACCTGATGCGAAAATGCCTGAAAGGAAAATAACGTGTAATATACTACAGGCAACTCTGATATTGATGTTCAACAAGGTCGATTCTATTAAAACGGATCTGGTACTTTCGGAAATGAACATTAAGTACGAGCAGCTGATAAGGATTGTTGAGTCGTGCCAggaattttttaattacgTTAGTTTTCACATTCTAGATCCTCCGTAGCTCACCAGACTTCCTGGTTACACACTATAACATCCAATgctttatttaaattcaaccGTTTCTTAGGACAACGACGAACTAAGTGTTAATTACGAGCACCTCTACAGAAACAGGGAACTTAacctaataaataacatatacaaGCCTCTACTGACAACAGGGAACCGCGGAAAGGTTAAACACAGGGAAACTCTGCTGGAAAACTACAACTTAATCGATTCCGTGATCGTCAAGATCATGAAGAAGTACAAAAAGTTAAACCAGAGTAACCTTTTGAACATCCTGGACACCAACTTCAGAAATTTACACGTCAGTGTAAACTACACTGAGCAGGTGAGTTAGTTTAATTAGTACTCTACCTAGCTGTTTCAGGTACCACCTAACACTGTTACCAGCACCTTAATCACACTGACCATTTTTTAGTTAATACTCGACAGGGTTAAAAACCTAATAGCTAAGGACTACATTGAGCAGGTTGATGATCAGCTCGTTTACATACCGTAGCAgattaatgtacaatagcAATTGCGTGTATGCGGTGAGTTACTATACATTTGTTGTGGGCTAATGCACCTTGACGTGGAACTGCGTAGAGTTCAATATTGCGATATTCTGTGGTACACGTTCGACGACAGCGTCAAGAGCGTCTCGTAGATCGTGAACATGATTCCTCCTGACAGCGTCGACCTGACCAGCTGCACCGGGAGCCCCGAGTACATGCCCTTGATCCGGTTCTTCTTGTAGTTCCAGAACAGAATGCGCGATATTGAGTACTTGGTCACCTCCGTGTTGTGGCACTGCTGCATCACGCGCGTGACGTAGAGCGGGTAGCAGACCAGCGTCGGGACCAGGCGCGATATCATTCCGTTTACGAAGGGCTGCGCCTTCTCGGCCCTCTTCAGGTGCGCCGGCAGCTTCAGCGACGACAGCTTGTCGTAGATGACCATCAGGAGCGTGTGGTGCGACACTGCCGACATTGACACCGACAGGCCCCGAAAGCTCGCCCTTATGCCCCCGCGCTGGGCGATTGTGCGGATCACGTAGTTCAGCGCTCCTCGGTACTGCGGCCACCCGTCTATCCGCGTCTGCGCGCTCTGCAGCTCTATTGCGAGCCTCGCGTTCCAAAACGGGTGCAGAATAACGCTCGTCATCAGGCTGCTGGTCGCGCTTCTCGTGAGATTGACAGAGGTTTTCGTGGTGTCCTTGAACAGGTCGTAGTGCGAGAGCTTGTCGTAGAAAAACCTGAACACGACCCAGCCGCTGGCCGAGAGGCAGACTGACGAGGCACACCCGCGGTACATGGACCTGATTCCTCCCGCCTTAAAGGTCTTTAGAATCTCCATGACTTTGCTGCGCTCCGACTTGATCCCGTGGTCGTAGACGTTCATCGATTGTATGGTAGTCCTCAGCACCGCAAACGGctgtaaaattatattcGTAGTCCCGGCGGCCACTCCGTTTATCACAGCAGTTGCCGTGGCATACTTCTTTATAGCTTCCCTCTTGTCGATGGGTTTTAAATCATTGGAAGAAGTGAGAGATGAGCCGTCTGAATGATCCTTGTTTTCCATGATTAAAGGTCCATTCACATTTTAGAGAAGAGatgtgtgttttatttacagGTGTATTACTCtacaattaaaatttatcatcataataaacacaaaactCAAATCATGTGTTAGACAATATAATAACTcaaaataactaaattCAACTTACatcataaaaatattttacacaaatagtTATGAGTCAATTCCATATAAATATGGTACTGATAATATGATTAATCGGGTCATTCCCAAACTCGATCACAACAGGcacttaatatttttattaatcaacagatttatttaataaatgtcGAAAAGGGCTCACCTTTTGGAGAATGAATCTAAAATTCGTGCCCTGTGGCAAGAAACCAGAGTGTTTGAAGCCAATCTTCCTGCCAACAGGAGTAAAGATAAGTACTTTTGTACATTTCCTTACCCTTATATGAATGGAAGGTTACACATAGGCCACGGCTTCACCGTTTTGAAATCTGAATTTCAAGCTCGTTTCCAAAGGACCCAGGGCAAGGTCGTTTTGTGGCCATTCGGCCTACACTGCACAGGTACTTTTGAAACGATTAATAGTTGAGTTAGGAATGCCCATCATGGCCTGTGCGGATAAGATAAAGAAAGAGTTGTTAGAGGTGAgtaaaagaataaataaaacgcCTCAGTTAAACTCCGGTTTATCAAATCATCGCAACGAAGATCCTCTAAACGGCActgaaaatgaagaagagcaTTCGGCAGCTTCAACGAAGGACGTTACCAAATTCTCTTCATCGCGCTCCAAACTCAAGGCAAAGTCGAACACGAACGTGAGTGTTGGCTTAAATAAGAATTTGTAGATGACGCAAATCGATATAATGAAGCACATGAACATAGATGACGAGGAGATTCCCAAGTTCGCAAACCCGGACCACTGGCTGGTGTACTTCTCGCCGCTGGCGATTCAGGACATGAAGATGTTCGGCCTGTCGGTGGACTGGCGAAGAAGCTTCATAACGACGAACAGGAACCCGTACTACAACCTGTTCGTAGAGTGGCAGTTTGACAGACTGAAGAGACTCGACAAGCTGCTGTACGGCTCAAGGCCATCCATATTCAGCAGACTGACCATGCAGACTTGCGGAGACCACGACAGATCAGAAGGAGAGGGAGCCACGGCGCAGGAGTACACCGTAATTAAGATGAAGCTCGACGTGTCGGTCAAAAACCCGTTTAAGCAGTTCCAGGGCAGATATGAGCACTACgcggagaagctgaaggagaagagtGTGTACCTGCTGGCAGCGACGCTGAGGCCAGAGACGTTTTACGGACAGACGAACCTGTTCGTGTGCCCAGAAGGGGAGTACGAGGCGTTTTTGGGCTTCGAGGCTCCGAGGCTGAGCTTTAACTCAGTGGGCGTCGTTGAGACAAAAATGGCACTGAGGGAGGCAGTGGACCAGTCTGAGTGTGTATACCTAACATCTAGAAGATCAGCACTAAACATGGCACACCAGGTACAAAACGCATAAGTACTTATGAATTTAGACGAATGcattaaagtaaaaatgtatattaacaTTCTAATCACGATTGTTAGGGCTTGACgatattaaatgaaaaggCAACGCCAGGAAGCGACTACGGAGAAGATGAACTATTTAGTTTGCAAAAGTTCACGGGCATGGATTTGATAGGAACCAGCGTGGTGACGCCACTTAGCGTACACAAGTCAGTGTACGTTGTGCCGATGGTGACGGCAAGTATGCACAAGGGCACGGGAATAGTGGGATGCGTCCCCTCAGATTCGCCAGACGACTACGTAGTGCTGTCGGAAATGAGGAGGAAGGGAGCCTACTTTAAGGAAAAATACAACGTGTTGGAGGAGTACGTGAGTTTGGAGGAGGTGCCGATAATCGATGTTCCAGAGTACGGAACGTGCATGGCAGTGAAACTGTGTAACGAGAGTAAAGTGACATCACCCAAAGATCACCAAAAGTTGGAAGAATTGAAAGAGTTCGTGTACAAAAAGGGGTTTTACACAGGAGTGATCAACGTAGGCCCGTATAAAGATCAGAAGGTATGGAACTAGGTGATTCATTGTTAGACTTTTAAGTCAATTAGGTGtttataacaaaaaattacaaatCAGTATGATATTATTGCACATCTAGtcaatataatttacaagCAACTTGTTGATAACtcattgaaaataaatgactacatattaacaaattgacaaaaataataggTTGTGgatgttaaaaataaaattagagATGAAATGATAAGAAATAAGCAAGCGTTTATGTACTATGAGCCATCAAAGAATGTAGTGAGTAGGTCAGGAGACGTGTGCGTAGTAGCAATATGTAACCAGTGGTACACTAAGTTCGGAGACGAGGAATGGAAAAAGAACGTAATGGAACAGCTGAAAAGAAACAATTTTACATGTTACAGCGAATCGAGTTTGAATCAGATGAAACACGTGATCAACTGgtaaaatataagtagAGTTAATAGAAATAGTTAGCCAATTGCTAATAATAGTGTACACATGTTTATACATAGAATGTAGGTAGATAGAGTGCTTGTGAGCATAAGTAGGTATATAGAGTGCTTGTGAGCATAAGTAGGTAGATGATTAGGGTAAACAGTGGCAAATAGAATAAGAGTATTTGAATCTGGATGATAGTAACAATGTAGGTTGGATAACTGGGCATGTAGCAGATCGTATGGACTGGGGACGCTGCTGCCATGGGAGGACATAACAAAGAATAGGAATATACTGATAGATAGCCTGTCGGATAGCACAATATACATGGCCTACTACACAGTCGCACACTACCTGCAGTCGGATATATTCGGGAATAAGCCAGGGCTCTTGAACATGAGCGCAGAAAGATTGAATAAAACGCTGTTTGACTACGTGTTTAACATATCGGACAAGTTTCCAACGTTCAATGATAAGTCACACGGCACAGATGGCGCTGGTTCAGATGGCAGTACTGATGGAACCGGAGAGAAAATTGATAAACAGACAGTGGAGACGATAAATCAAATGAGGGAGGAGTTTAAGTACTGGTACCCAGTGGACGTGAGGTGCAGCGGAAAGGACCTGCTGTTCAACCACCTGACGATGAGCCTGTTCATACACGAGGCGATCTGGAGAGGATGCAGCATTGAGTACATGCCAAGGTCGTTCTTCTGCAACGGACACGTGCTGGTCGACTCGGAAAAAATGAGTAAGTCAAAGGGGAATTTTTTGACAATCGAAGACTCGATCAACCTATATACAGCAGACGGAACGAGAATAGCAATGGCAGATGCAGGAGACTCGCTGGACGACGCAAACTTCTCGAAGGAAACGGCAGAATCCTCAGtgttgaagctgttcaacTTCCTGCAGACGTCAAAGAATGATATGGCGACAGGAACCGCGTCAACGGCATGTGAGCGAAAAGACAAAGAGGGAGGCACCCACAGCAAGGATGGAGAGAGGATTGGCCTGGAACGAAGCCTGAATGAAATGGAAGAGGAGCTTAAGGATGGGCTGAAGCTGGCAAAAGGCCCAAAGGTGGAGTTGAACGGAGTAGCTAAGGCGGACCACGATAAAGTGTCAGCGCTGGAGTCGGCAGCACGGGTAAAATCGGATGCCGAGGACGTGGAGCTGAATGGATATATAGAGTCGAATGACCTGAACCTGTTTAGCAGGGCGGTGTTTGAGAACGAAATTAAGAACCTGTGCGACACGGCGAAGAGGTGCTACGAGAACTTTGTGTACAGAGACGCGCTGAAGGCAGTGTTCTACGACTACATAGCGATAAGGCTGGAGTACCTGCAGCTCTCAAACGCTGTCACGAGCTACGAGTCGCTGAGGAAATATTATGGTACTGAAACAGATAGACAGATACGTAGATATAACCATATACAGATAGACAGATACGTAGATATAACCATATACAGATAGACAgatactaaaaattaacagtaaaactaatattaattttcagAAACATTCTGTGTCATTGCAAATCCAATAGTGCCGCATATGTGCGAGTATATCTGGAACTACGTGTTGAATAAGAAGGAGCATCTAACGGATCAACTGTGGCCAAGATTTGAGAAGCCAACAAACAAGAGTCTGCACAAGTAAGTATACTTACACGTGTTTACACTCGGATAGTATGGTTATATACACGTAttcacataaatattttagcATACTGGTTTAACGTATTATACCAACGATGCCGTTAtggttttaataaattaatttaggCTGCTTAAGTTGCTGCACAGAAACCTGGAAGAATTTAGAAAAACAAAGGAGAAGTCGCAGTCGTCAAAGAAGAGTAAGGTGGCTCAGACGTTCGACAAGGCCCTAATATACATATCAAGGTTGGCACTATACTATTtctatttacaaattacaatttgatacttaatatttacaaattacaATTTACGGATAGTGGATCATGGATCAAAAAACATGAATATACCAGTTAAAGTAGATTAGATAATAGTCCACGCAACGTGATactaatattgtttttaggGAATACCCTGAGAATATTAGGAATGTCATCGTGGTAATGAATGAAATGAAGATACTGGAAAGCAACATGACGGAAAAGGAGGCACTGAAGAAGCTTAACGAGAGTGAGATGATGAGGAGTTGCAGCCCTAAGGATAAAAAGGTGCTGCTGGGATTTGCAAGCTATCAGCTGAAGCAGCTGTTCACGATAGGACAGTCAGTACTAATGTTGCACCTGCCGTACAGTGAATACAAGCTATACCAGCTGCTGGAACCATACCTTAAGACAACACTGGAAGTTAAAGGTACACGGTTATGCCGAATACTAACTATCGCAGTCAGATAGATAGTTACACACGCTATCTATCATACAACCAGCCATTGGTCAATTATTAGTTAAGCTTCTGTTAATTGAATTTAACAATTGTTTAGAGGTGTTGGTGATGTATAATACTGAGGCATTCTCCGGAGATACCACGGAAATTAGGCACTCGGCGTTCCCAGGGAAGCCATCGATTTTATACTATAACTAGTGAATGAGTGGCATTTAGAGCGTTTATGATCAACACAGCTGGTTTATTAAACATAGTACAGcgtttatatatatttgaagTGATATTACACACACCCATACATGAATACGTGTATTGGTATTCGATACTTAGCATAGTTTATACCAGGTAAAGTATGCTgtttacaatatttattttattttacaatttgtAACCtttgttaatattacaCAGTTACCCCTGCAAATTCAGGTGCTTTTCAGAAATCTTGCTACGATGAGGGTTATGAGGTTGCTGAGGAGAAGGCTCGAGCCAATAGTGGCGAGCTTGAGCTCGTTGGAATTCACCTCGTTGACGAGGTACGACGCGTACATGCCCAGAGACATCCCGAGGATGTCGAAGATGAAGCTGAACTCGTCCTTGAAGCCGTTCACCGGGAAGGGCTGCTTGTCGCCAGGGCTCAGCTCAACCAGGGGGCTTACTTCCTTCTGGTCGTTCAACCAGTAGGACGTGGCGTAGTAGTGCTGGTTAATCGCAGTGCTGGTCTGCGTGAACATCTGCTTAAACACGTGGTTGACcgccagcagcagcgcctTCGGCTCCAGCGCGTTCAGGTTTATGAAGAAGTCCCAGAGGGTCAGGAGGCTGAACCCTAGGGTGCTCATGAGCCTGTACGCCCGCGGGTTGTCAGCCACGCGAATGCACTTGTTGAACCAGTAGAAGTTCAGCACGCGCGAGACCAGATCCTTGAAGAGGCTTGCGAGCAGCAGCGTCGACAGCTTCGTCTTGGCCAGCTTGCTCCTCAGGAATCCCACGACGTTCTTGTCCTCCTCCGCGTCGGCCACGCTCAGCGGCTTCACGTTCAGCGCCACTGTCGAGGACATTGAGAGGAGTGTGCGCTCTAGCATCTTCCAGTTGGTGAAGCGTACGGCTTGCTCCGAGGCTCCACTAGGGTACAGGGCGCTGGCCACTCCCTGCTTAGCCTTCTTCAACTTATCGGTTACCGAAGCCCAGTCTCTTTTCAAGTTTAACCTCGACAGCAGCGTTTCCACTGCTCCTTGATCGTgttttactaatttacatGATGCCGCTGTGCCGCTCTGAGTCGAATCACTCGACTCACTGTTGTTTAAACCAGATTCAACTGCCtcagttttattttgaGCATAAAAACCGCCAACATTGGCGTTCTTGTAAACAGAACCGTGGTTTTGAGATAAGGATGTTAAATCTGGAGTGTTTTGTGTGTTACGATTTAACTCATCACCAGTTTCTGATTCATCAATATTGAAATCTGGTGAATTTTCTTTATAAAACTGCCcatctaatttatttaattcatcTGTTTTgtctttatttaaatttaaagtcTTTTTAGTGAGTCTAGAAAGTGTAACACCCGGTGATCTTACGAAGGCCGGATAgttagtataaataaacctCGAACCAAGTACACCGCCTGAATTAAGATACCGATCATTGAAAACAACATTGTTTCCTTTAATGATTTGgccaaattttaaattttctgATATTATGTTACACCTGGGATTGATGGAATGTGCCAGAGTTAAAAgacataaaaatatgatcaAACGTTTAAATTCCATATCACAACCCATCAAACcataattatataacaaatGTGCCCAATTAAACCcgatttttattcaaatgtGTCGACAAAAAAATGTTCAAATTGTTATAACTCTAAAAGCTTGAAATCACACAGAGTGTCTAAGGATTCCATTGGATCTAATAAGTGGATCGAATAAACCccttatttatattaaaacgTATGGCGATTAGACAAATTGATAGGCCCAATCCTCACTATATAAGGTCGTATATTTCTGGAATCTTGTGGCACCACCCCATCAATCATAGTTAAAAGTTCATTAAATAAGATTTACATCGTAACATATACAtaaccatttttatttatttttctttgaTTTTTCGTGTATACTATTTTCTTACAATTGCAACCGATCATTTCACATCTTGGTCGTAGTTGTAAacacaacaacaacaattaCAACCATTTCTTCAAACACCATATACCTACACCAATATATGTACAACCAACCACttagatttaatatatttgacACCTATTTCTTATAAAATGCAGGGAACTAAGCTTAGAGGTCCCATCGTAGCATGTGCGCTCTTGGGAGTAGTTTGTGTTTCCTCAATCGCATATTACTTCTACAacagaagaaaaaaaaggtCGCTTTTGGACCGCTTGAAGCAGGCGTACACGGGTGATCACGGGTTCTTCGATAATGATGATTCGCTGGAACAAGAGGAATCCTACGACCTCCCAGAGCCTTCTGAATACTCTGATTATCTGATAGTTCAGGCCACTAACCAAGATAATCAGCTAACAGCCACATCTTTGGGTAAGGACGCAGCTACTGTTTACAATTGGCGATATCACAGCCTATCCTCAATATTTATACTCTACGCAGTTTCTAGTAGCTTGTGCAAATAACTTATTTAGATAAAGGCTCAAAATACGATGACTTCGAAGAGGTGGCGTACATCGAGGACGTTTCCGACGAGGGGAGGTCCAACAAGGGGTACAAGATACTCGCAAACAAGGCGGTTTCAAAGTCGAGGCCAAATGCGCCAAACCACACACAGGAGGCTGACCGTTCAAATAGATCATCGGATAACACTAAGAAGGAAACTTCGGATGAATGGACACTTATTGATGACTACACAAACATAGACGGCAGTGCGGAGGAGCTGGTCTACGTGGAGAGCACTGTAAGTGTCCGATCATATactaattaattatatagaATAATACTTTTTCAGAGGAAGTGGACGTTCAGAAAGACAAATCTGTTCCACTAGCGTGTGAAGAGATTGTGGTCAGTTCTGAAAACGTCGACTGCTGTAACAGCAGTTGCGGCACTGATGAATGCTGCCATACTAATCCTCTTGACAATTGTAACAGTGAAAATGGACTTATCGAGGAGGCATTGTCCACTGATCCAGTTGATACCAAGGTACCTGAAGATCCAATTGAAGAGGTGCCTGAACAACTAGTTGACAATGAGGTGACTGAAGAGTCTGTTGATACCAAGGTGCCAGAACAACTAGTTGATGACAATGAGGTACCCGAAGAACTAGTTGATGACAACGAGGTACCTGAAGAGCCTGTTGATATTAAGCTACCTGAACAACTAGTTGATGACAACGAGGTACCTGAAGACGAGTCACCTGAGCAACTAGGTGATATTGAGGTGCCTGTAGAATCAGTTGATGAAGAGTTGCCTGGAGAAATCCTTGATGTCGACTTATTTGTAGAGCAAGTTGATGGAGAGTTACTTGGAGAAATCCTTGGTACCAACTTATTAGTAGAGCAAGTTGATGTAGAGGTACCCGAAGAGCAAGTTGATA encodes:
- a CDS encoding mitochondrial carrier protein, translated to MENKDHSDGSSLTSSNDLKPIDKREAIKKYATATAVINGVAAGTTNIILQPFAVLRTTIQSMNVYDHGIKSERSKVMEILKTFKAGGIRSMYRGCASSVCLSASGWVVFRFFYDKLSHYDLFKDTTKTSVNLTRSATSSLMTSVILHPFWNARLAIELQSAQTRIDGWPQYRGALNYVIRTIAQRGGIRASFRGLSVSMSAVSHHTLLMVIYDKLSSLKLPAHLKRAEKAQPFVNGMISRLVPTLVCYPLYVTRVMQQCHNTEVTKYSISRILFWNYKKNRIKGMYSGLPVQLVRSTLSGGIMFTIYETLLTLSSNLIINLLNVVLSY
- a CDS encoding uncharacterized protein (cullin family protein), with amino-acid sequence MYKEESITFDSGWKRLKLEFIDKIERNLETYDLNNNDDRLIKLKPNEYITYYKLVYDMCTQKDSNYSEMLYNHLGQSLGEFIKNKVKNVILERCEDEDELVQLIYQYWVKYKSYINILKGIFSYLDRFYVPLALQPTVYEYAMAIFQKHILKQLKRKLTESLQVFDPYKENIRKYLLDSLDAKRRGDDLNNSHVSAIVEMYNKLDSTVGLQYKEDLEPQILERCSNYYKKIAPIWINDLSLLDYMYIIQYCIDDELDYCNKYLNKNTNESIYNTILTSLLYNQQDKINSKLKELNTLFDTYQTNDLKLIYKLTHKLNNINERIANSLKEYILGNIKENDSDHMIKFYNKYLYLIQFSFDNNNYILNVYHSIFKSYVNSSQFTSQLLSLFHDYIISKSSEEGEDEGLEESGSNANTNGSNAEENNKGHRVDDYVNVYNLLDDKNDFLNIYKMNMCYRLLTGKSHIDQETRVLNKLSHDEPNINHLYKMLDDIKKSNKLYWNYVSNKGSDMDIDTNQQLGSMGDEQGVTLVKHNKFIAICSVYWPISPSGFEDVRANEIFLNDLNEYQQYYKQNNKFKRFQYLHDYSPVEMVYEYRDHSSNDNTSPDAKMPERKITCNILQATLILMFNKVDSIKTDLVLSEMNIKYEQLIRIVESCQEFFNYDNDELSVNYEHLYRNRELNLINNIYKPLLTTGNRGKVKHRETLLENYNLIDSVIVKIMKKYKKLNQSNLLNILDTNFRNLHVSVNYTEQVS
- a CDS encoding leucyl-tRNA synthetase yields the protein MSKRAHLLENESKIRALWQETRVFEANLPANRSKDKYFCTFPYPYMNGRLHIGHGFTVLKSEFQARFQRTQGKVVLWPFGLHCTGMPIMACADKIKKELLEVSKRINKTPQLNSGLSNHRNEDPLNGTENEEEHSAASTKDVTKFSSSRSKLKAKSNTNMTQIDIMKHMNIDDEEIPKFANPDHWLVYFSPLAIQDMKMFGLSVDWRRSFITTNRNPYYNLFVEWQFDRLKRLDKLLYGSRPSIFSRLTMQTCGDHDRSEGEGATAQEYTVIKMKLDVSVKNPFKQFQGRYEHYAEKLKEKSVYLLAATLRPETFYGQTNLFVCPEGEYEAFLGFEAPRLSFNSVGVVETKMALREAVDQSECVYLTSRRSALNMAHQGLTILNEKATPGSDYGEDELFSLQKFTGMDLIGTSVVTPLSVHKSVYVVPMVTASMHKGTGIVGCVPSDSPDDYVVLSEMRRKGAYFKEKYNVLEEYVSLEEVPIIDVPEYGTCMAVKLCNESKVTSPKDHQKLEELKEFVYKKGFYTGVINVGPYKDQKVVDVKNKIRDEMIRNKQAFMYYEPSKNVVSRSGDVCVVAICNQWYTKFGDEEWKKNVMEQLKRNNFTCYSESSLNQMKHVINWLDNWACSRSYGLGTLLPWEDITKNRNILIDSLSDSTIYMAYYTVAHYLQSDIFGNKPGLLNMSAERLNKTLFDYVFNISDKFPTFNDKSHGTDGAGSDGSTDGTGEKIDKQTVETINQMREEFKYWYPVDVRCSGKDLLFNHLTMSLFIHEAIWRGCSIEYMPRSFFCNGHVLVDSEKMSKSKGNFLTIEDSINLYTADGTRIAMADAGDSLDDANFSKETAESSVLKLFNFLQTSKNDMATGTAIGLERSLNEMEEELKDGLKLAKGPKLNGYIESNDLNLFSRAVFENEIKNLCDTAKRCYENFVYRDALKAVFYDYIAIRLEYLQLSNAVTSYESLRKYYETFCVIANPIVPHMCEYIWNYVLNKKEHLTDQLWPRFEKPTNKSLHKLLKLLHRNLEEFRKTKEKSQSSKKSKVAQTFDKALIYISREYPENIRNVIVVMNEMKILESNMTEKEALKKLNESEMMRSCSPKDKKVLLGFASYQLKQLFTIGQSVLMLHLPYSEYKLYQLLEPYLKTTLEVKGTRLCRILTIAVR